Proteins encoded within one genomic window of Pigmentiphaga sp. H8:
- a CDS encoding DHA2 family efflux MFS transporter permease subunit: protein MALSTNHHSPFIARITQRLAPMVVPLIVGCALFMQMLDSTVIATALPAMAHSFGEDPVRLNVAITAYLLSAAVFVPICGWAADRFGARQVFASAIVLFTISSTLCGLSQTLGQMVAGRMLQGFAGAMMVPVGRIVLLRTVSKSELVRAMSFLSMPALLGPIFGPAVGGFLVEYGSWRWIFFMNLPIGILGVILALRYIRDTEAGQPQPLDIIGFLLTAVCLGTLVFCFEAVGHGVLSTPVVLAMLGLGGVCGLLYVKHAERSPHPILDFRLLKIPTFSIALLGGNLCRLAVGAVPFLLAMQLQVAFGMGPFAAGMLTFAGALGALMMKMSASPIIKRFGFRRTLVANAFLTGASIIGCVLFTSVTPHAVIIIVLLLGGFFRSLQLTGVNSLAYADIGPEQMGRATGMASAVQQLAISLGVAVAAFALKASMATRGTTTLDAYDVIPGFLVIGIAMMMSVFFFSRLSANAGSAVSGKREPPPTR from the coding sequence ATGGCCTTGTCCACCAACCATCACTCCCCGTTCATCGCCCGCATCACGCAGCGGCTGGCCCCCATGGTCGTGCCGCTCATCGTCGGCTGCGCGCTGTTCATGCAGATGCTGGACTCCACGGTCATCGCCACGGCCCTGCCGGCCATGGCTCATTCCTTCGGCGAGGATCCGGTCCGGCTCAACGTCGCGATCACCGCCTATCTGCTCAGCGCCGCGGTGTTCGTTCCCATCTGCGGCTGGGCCGCCGACCGGTTCGGCGCGCGCCAGGTATTCGCCTCGGCCATCGTGCTGTTCACCATCAGCTCCACGCTGTGCGGTCTGTCGCAAACGCTGGGCCAGATGGTGGCCGGCCGCATGCTGCAAGGATTCGCGGGGGCGATGATGGTCCCGGTGGGGCGCATCGTGCTGCTGCGCACCGTGTCCAAGTCGGAACTGGTGCGCGCCATGTCGTTCCTCAGCATGCCGGCGCTGCTGGGGCCCATCTTCGGGCCCGCCGTGGGCGGCTTCCTGGTCGAGTATGGTTCCTGGCGCTGGATCTTCTTCATGAATCTGCCCATCGGCATCCTGGGCGTGATCCTGGCGCTGCGCTACATCCGCGATACCGAGGCGGGCCAGCCGCAGCCGCTGGACATCATCGGCTTCCTGCTGACCGCCGTCTGCCTGGGCACGCTGGTGTTCTGCTTCGAAGCCGTGGGCCATGGCGTGCTGTCGACGCCCGTGGTGCTGGCGATGCTGGGCTTGGGCGGCGTGTGCGGGCTGCTTTACGTCAAGCACGCGGAGCGTTCGCCGCACCCCATCCTGGATTTCCGCCTGCTGAAGATCCCGACCTTCTCCATCGCGCTGCTGGGCGGCAACCTCTGCCGGCTCGCGGTCGGCGCCGTGCCCTTCCTGCTGGCCATGCAATTGCAGGTGGCGTTCGGCATGGGGCCCTTCGCCGCCGGGATGTTGACCTTCGCCGGCGCGCTGGGCGCGCTGATGATGAAGATGAGCGCCAGCCCCATCATCAAGCGCTTCGGTTTCCGCCGCACGCTCGTGGCCAACGCCTTCCTGACCGGGGCGTCCATCATCGGCTGCGTGCTGTTCACCTCGGTCACGCCGCATGCCGTCATCATCATCGTGCTGCTGCTGGGCGGGTTCTTCCGCTCGCTGCAACTGACCGGGGTCAATTCGCTGGCCTATGCCGACATCGGCCCCGAGCAGATGGGGCGGGCCACCGGCATGGCCAGCGCGGTCCAGCAGCTGGCCATCAGCCTGGGCGTGGCCGTGGCCGCCTTCGCGCTCAAGGCCAGCATGGCCACGCGCGGTACCACCACGCTCGATGCCTACGACGTGATCCCCGGCTTCCTGGTCATCGGCATCGCGATGATGATGTCGGTGTTTTTCTTCAGCCGCCTTTCCG
- a CDS encoding MarR family winged helix-turn-helix transcriptional regulator has protein sequence MLDPTGNESIDLAAQLRPAILRLNRLLRRETQAFGVSPLMVMLLSAIDKEPGIGVNDLANRENMRAASMSNHVKQLEAGGYIQRDQTLHTDKRRVGLAVTPAGRKLVAEVRKRRTDWLAGRIAMLDPDDRAALGRAAKALQHLGE, from the coding sequence ATGTTGGACCCCACCGGCAACGAATCGATCGACCTGGCCGCGCAATTGCGGCCGGCCATCCTGCGGCTGAACAGGCTGCTGCGGCGCGAGACCCAGGCCTTCGGCGTCTCGCCGCTCATGGTCATGCTGCTCTCGGCCATCGACAAGGAGCCCGGCATAGGCGTCAACGATCTCGCCAATCGCGAGAACATGCGCGCCGCCAGCATGAGCAATCACGTCAAGCAGCTCGAGGCCGGCGGCTACATCCAGCGCGACCAGACCCTGCATACGGACAAGCGCCGCGTCGGACTGGCCGTGACGCCGGCTGGCCGCAAGCTGGTGGCCGAGGTGCGCAAGCGCCGCACCGACTGGCTGGCGGGCCGCATCGCCATGCTCGATCCCGACGACCGCGCCGCGCTCGGCCGCGCGGCCAAAGCCCTGCAGCATCTCGGGGAGTGA
- a CDS encoding SDR family NAD(P)-dependent oxidoreductase, with product MTERQVDLGLKGKVAVVTGATAGIGLAAALKFVEEGARVAICARSADKLAATVELLRAKGGDVFGLATDISRPEEIERFFTAVADHFGRIDILVNNAGTSMRGPFLKMSDADWDADLELKLYGAIRCSRLAVQHMKKQGGGRIVNISTIGGKQPAATSMPTSVSRAAGLALTKALSREFAADNILVNAVCIGKIKAGQHERAAASKGRDADDLYHEFAQDIPLGRVGEAEEAANVIVFLASGAASYVTGSSVNLDGGASSVM from the coding sequence GTGACGGAGCGACAAGTGGACCTGGGATTGAAAGGAAAAGTGGCGGTGGTGACCGGCGCGACGGCAGGCATAGGCCTGGCGGCCGCGCTGAAGTTCGTGGAAGAGGGCGCCCGGGTGGCGATCTGCGCGCGCAGCGCCGACAAGCTGGCGGCCACCGTGGAGCTGTTGCGGGCCAAGGGCGGCGATGTCTTCGGGCTGGCGACGGACATCTCCAGGCCCGAGGAGATCGAGCGGTTCTTCACGGCCGTCGCGGATCACTTCGGCCGTATCGACATCCTGGTCAACAATGCCGGCACCTCGATGCGCGGCCCGTTCCTGAAGATGAGCGACGCCGACTGGGACGCCGATCTCGAACTGAAGCTGTACGGGGCGATCCGCTGCTCGCGGCTGGCCGTCCAGCACATGAAGAAGCAAGGGGGTGGCCGCATCGTCAACATCTCGACCATAGGCGGCAAGCAGCCCGCCGCCACCTCCATGCCGACCTCGGTGTCGCGCGCGGCGGGGTTGGCCCTGACCAAGGCGCTGTCGCGCGAGTTCGCCGCCGACAACATCCTCGTGAACGCCGTCTGCATCGGCAAGATCAAGGCCGGCCAGCACGAGCGCGCCGCCGCCTCGAAGGGCCGCGACGCCGACGACCTGTACCACGAGTTCGCCCAGGACATCCCCCTGGGCCGGGTGGGCGAGGCCGAGGAAGCCGCCAACGTCATCGTCTTCCTGGCGTCCGGGGCGGCCAGCTACGTGACCGGCTCCAGCGTCAACCTGGACGGCGGCGCATCCTCCGTGATGTGA
- a CDS encoding DOPA 4,5-dioxygenase family protein produces the protein MQADSYDTGIIRAFHAHVYYDPAATRDVAAIVREEAVARFPLRAGRWHDVPVGPHTQAMYQLLFDPAVFASLVPWLMLNRRGLDVLVHPDTGLPRRDHLVHGFWLGKVLPLKAERLPERDD, from the coding sequence ATGCAGGCAGACTCCTACGACACCGGCATCATTCGCGCATTCCATGCCCATGTCTACTACGACCCCGCCGCCACCCGCGACGTGGCCGCGATCGTGCGCGAGGAAGCCGTCGCGCGCTTTCCCCTGCGCGCCGGCCGCTGGCACGACGTGCCCGTCGGCCCGCATACCCAGGCGATGTATCAGTTGCTGTTCGACCCCGCCGTCTTTGCCTCGCTCGTGCCCTGGCTCATGCTGAACCGGCGCGGCCTGGACGTGCTGGTGCACCCGGACACGGGACTTCCGCGCCGCGATCACCTGGTCCACGGATTCTGGCTGGGCAAGGTGCTGCCGCTGAAAGCCGAGCGCCTGCCCGAGCGGGACGACTGA
- a CDS encoding LLM class flavin-dependent oxidoreductase: protein MTALSVLDLSPICAGGTAADAFRNTLDLAQHAERWGYRRYWLAEHHNMPGIASAATALVISHVAAGTTHIRVGAGGVMLPNHAPLVIAEQFGTLASLYPGRIDLGLGRAPGSDQATARALRRGQGDTADRFPQDVAELQHYFQAPSPGQPVQAVPGGGLDVPLWLLGSSLFSAQLAAQMGLPFAFASHFAPGYLTAALDLYRTRFQPSEALRRPYVMLGINVVAADTPDEARRLFTSLQLQFVNLIRGTPGKLNAPVDNIEEIWSGAEKAHIERSLSCAVVGTPEDVETGLDEFARRHGADELMVTAQVYDHAARLRSFEIAAAAGARLGWLENAA from the coding sequence ATGACCGCACTGTCCGTATTGGATCTGTCACCCATCTGCGCCGGCGGCACGGCCGCCGACGCCTTTCGCAACACCCTCGACCTGGCGCAGCACGCCGAGCGCTGGGGCTATCGCCGCTACTGGCTGGCCGAGCACCACAACATGCCCGGCATCGCCAGCGCCGCCACGGCGCTCGTGATTTCCCACGTGGCCGCCGGCACCACCCACATCCGGGTGGGCGCGGGCGGCGTCATGCTGCCCAACCACGCGCCGCTGGTCATCGCCGAACAGTTCGGCACGCTGGCCTCGCTGTATCCGGGCCGCATCGACCTCGGCCTGGGCCGCGCGCCCGGGTCGGACCAGGCCACCGCCCGCGCGTTGCGCCGGGGGCAGGGCGATACCGCCGACCGCTTCCCGCAGGACGTGGCCGAGCTGCAGCACTATTTCCAGGCGCCGAGCCCGGGGCAGCCGGTGCAGGCCGTGCCCGGCGGCGGACTGGACGTGCCGCTGTGGCTGCTGGGGTCCAGCCTTTTCAGCGCGCAACTGGCGGCGCAGATGGGGCTGCCGTTCGCCTTCGCCTCGCACTTCGCGCCGGGCTATCTGACGGCGGCGCTGGATCTGTACCGCACGCGCTTCCAGCCTTCCGAGGCCTTGCGGCGCCCCTATGTCATGCTGGGCATCAACGTGGTCGCCGCCGACACCCCGGACGAGGCGCGCCGCCTGTTCACGTCGCTGCAGCTGCAATTCGTCAACTTGATCCGCGGGACGCCCGGCAAGCTGAACGCCCCGGTCGACAACATCGAGGAAATCTGGAGCGGCGCCGAGAAGGCGCACATCGAGCGTTCGCTGTCCTGCGCGGTGGTGGGCACGCCGGAAGACGTCGAAACCGGCCTGGACGAATTCGCGCGCCGGCACGGGGCCGACGAGCTGATGGTGACGGCCCAGGTCTACGACCACGCCGCGCGCCTGCGTTCGTTCGAGATCGCCGCCGCCGCCGGCGCGCGGCTGGGGTGGCTGGAAAACGCGGCGTGA
- a CDS encoding tripartite tricarboxylate transporter substrate binding protein: MKTLPAISLWAALAVAFVPAAHAQSGAYPSRPVKMVVGWSPGGATDLLARMVSTELSLQLGQQVVVDNRPGANGTIGHAQVAAAPADGYTLILATNSTYAIAEHLYKSLPYRNERDLAPVSLLASSPLILAVRPTLEASGVKDLLALARKQPGRLNVASGGNGSTSHLAAELFMSLTGISMTHVPYKGGGPANNAVAAGEVDAAFLDLGVALPFAAAGRLKAIAVTGTARSPLLPEVPTVGESGVPSFESTTNFALFAPTGTPRPIIDRLHQAVHKVLSGNDLRDKLRRQGVEIVDGSPDELRRAAAAESAKWARIIRERHISLD, encoded by the coding sequence ATGAAAACCTTACCCGCCATAAGCCTATGGGCCGCGCTGGCCGTCGCCTTTGTCCCGGCCGCCCACGCGCAGTCCGGCGCTTATCCCTCCCGGCCCGTCAAGATGGTGGTCGGGTGGTCTCCTGGCGGCGCCACCGATCTGCTGGCCCGCATGGTCTCCACGGAACTGAGCCTGCAGCTCGGCCAGCAGGTGGTGGTGGACAACCGGCCCGGCGCCAACGGCACCATCGGCCACGCCCAGGTGGCGGCCGCCCCGGCCGACGGCTATACGCTGATCCTGGCCACCAACAGCACCTACGCCATCGCCGAGCACCTGTACAAATCGCTGCCCTACCGGAACGAACGCGACCTCGCCCCGGTCTCGCTGCTGGCCTCGAGCCCGCTCATCCTGGCGGTGCGTCCCACGCTGGAGGCATCCGGCGTGAAGGATCTGCTGGCGCTGGCCCGCAAGCAGCCCGGCCGCCTGAACGTCGCCTCGGGCGGCAACGGCTCGACCAGCCACCTGGCGGCGGAGCTGTTCATGAGCCTGACCGGCATTTCCATGACGCACGTGCCCTACAAGGGCGGCGGCCCGGCCAACAACGCGGTGGCCGCGGGAGAAGTCGACGCGGCCTTCCTGGACCTGGGCGTGGCCCTGCCCTTCGCCGCCGCCGGCCGCCTGAAGGCCATCGCCGTGACGGGCACGGCCCGCTCGCCCCTGCTGCCCGAGGTTCCCACCGTGGGCGAATCCGGCGTCCCCAGCTTCGAGTCGACGACCAACTTCGCGCTGTTCGCGCCGACGGGCACGCCGCGCCCGATCATCGACCGCCTGCACCAGGCCGTGCACAAGGTGCTGTCGGGCAACGACCTGCGCGACAAGCTGCGCCGCCAGGGCGTCGAGATCGTCGACGGCTCGCCCGACGAGCTGCGCCGCGCCGCGGCCGCGGAAAGCGCCAAGTGGGCCCGCATCATCCGCGAACGCCACATTTCCCTGGACTAG
- a CDS encoding NAD/NADP octopine/nopaline dehydrogenase family protein, whose translation MASHSHPALDVAVVGAGPIGCATAAYLLRHGHRPFLWSPTAARLERRGGMARIACTGALDGDVEIELLAAPERLAGFDTVIVCLPGNAYADVLGRLTPVWRDGQTIIVSGALSLAPLWLRERAARRGCDLHAAGWATTPTTAHFLPDGRLHANPLRHRIDMASTGAGDRILALCAALLGDRFVDAGDLLAPTLANINPIAHAAEVIPNLTRMDRGEDWPLFGCFTPVVGRLAAGLDRERLATAAALGFALPTLAEHYSRSYHIEAGPLHEMAAAIQARGMGPSGPARLDHRYVLEDAPFGLVFQEALARAAGVESPLLSACIDILEAAYARDFRAENFLVDELGLASGDVAALRSRCAASRSADTPPR comes from the coding sequence ATGGCATCGCATTCCCACCCCGCGCTCGACGTCGCAGTCGTCGGCGCCGGGCCCATCGGCTGCGCCACCGCGGCCTATCTGCTTCGTCACGGACACCGTCCCTTCCTGTGGTCCCCCACCGCCGCCCGGCTCGAGCGCCGCGGCGGCATGGCGCGCATCGCCTGCACCGGCGCCCTGGACGGCGACGTGGAGATCGAGCTGCTGGCCGCGCCGGAACGGCTGGCCGGGTTCGACACCGTAATCGTCTGCCTGCCGGGCAATGCCTATGCCGACGTGCTGGGACGGCTGACGCCGGTGTGGCGCGACGGCCAGACCATCATCGTCAGCGGCGCGCTCAGCCTGGCGCCGCTCTGGCTGCGCGAGCGCGCGGCGCGGCGCGGCTGCGATCTGCACGCCGCGGGCTGGGCCACGACGCCCACGACCGCGCACTTCCTGCCCGACGGCCGGCTGCACGCCAATCCGCTGCGCCATCGCATCGACATGGCCTCGACCGGAGCGGGCGACCGCATCCTGGCGCTCTGCGCCGCCCTGCTGGGTGACCGCTTCGTCGATGCCGGCGACCTGCTGGCGCCGACGCTGGCCAACATCAACCCCATCGCCCACGCCGCCGAGGTCATCCCCAACCTGACCCGCATGGACCGGGGCGAGGACTGGCCGCTGTTCGGCTGCTTCACGCCGGTGGTCGGCCGCCTGGCCGCGGGCCTGGACCGGGAACGCCTGGCCACCGCCGCGGCGCTGGGCTTCGCCCTGCCCACGCTGGCCGAGCACTACAGCCGCTCCTACCATATCGAGGCCGGACCGCTGCACGAGATGGCCGCCGCCATCCAGGCGCGCGGCATGGGTCCCTCGGGCCCCGCCCGCCTGGACCACCGCTACGTGCTGGAAGACGCGCCCTTCGGCCTGGTGTTCCAGGAAGCGCTGGCGCGGGCGGCGGGCGTGGAGTCGCCGCTGCTGTCGGCCTGCATCGACATCCTGGAGGCCGCCTATGCGCGCGATTTCCGGGCCGAGAACTTCCTGGTGGACGAACTGGGGCTGGCCTCGGGCGACGTCGCCGCGCTGCGCAGCCGCTGCGCCGCCTCGCGCAGCGCCGACACGCCGCCGCGATGA
- a CDS encoding asparaginase, with protein MTRRIPAVRILATGGTIAGAAPSPRDTSGYRAGALPVDALLAALPPQDDIRLDARQLASLDSKDALPGFWQMLAREVGRAQADPDVDGVVLTHGTDTLEETAWFLHLTLALAKPLVITGAMRPATAASADGPMNLLQAVQVAACPQAARHGVMAVLNGQIHHARHLRKAHTHRVDAFDSGEAGPAGFIQDGRVGWFWPPRRPAARFAPDAPLAPVDILFDYPGISTSMVEAVLRGGARGLVWAGYGNGSISGRIEPLLREAGRQGLAIVRATRCGAGRVGLPGGGFIQAAGLDPYKARITLMLALGAGTPPAAVQTLFDTLSYE; from the coding sequence ATGACGCGCCGGATACCCGCCGTGCGCATCCTGGCCACCGGCGGCACCATCGCCGGCGCCGCGCCATCGCCTCGCGATACCAGCGGCTACCGCGCCGGCGCCCTTCCGGTCGATGCGCTGCTGGCCGCCCTTCCCCCGCAGGACGACATTCGCCTGGACGCGCGGCAACTGGCCTCGCTGGACAGCAAGGATGCGCTGCCCGGTTTCTGGCAGATGCTGGCCCGCGAAGTCGGGCGGGCGCAGGCGGACCCGGATGTCGACGGCGTGGTGCTGACCCACGGCACCGACACCCTGGAGGAGACGGCCTGGTTCCTGCACCTGACGCTGGCCCTGGCCAAGCCGCTGGTCATTACGGGCGCCATGCGCCCCGCCACCGCGGCCTCCGCCGACGGCCCCATGAACCTGCTGCAGGCCGTGCAGGTGGCGGCCTGCCCGCAGGCAGCGCGGCATGGCGTAATGGCCGTCCTGAACGGCCAGATCCATCACGCCCGCCATCTGCGCAAGGCGCACACGCATCGCGTGGACGCCTTCGACAGCGGGGAAGCCGGGCCCGCCGGTTTCATCCAGGACGGCCGCGTGGGCTGGTTCTGGCCGCCCCGCCGGCCCGCGGCGCGCTTCGCGCCGGATGCGCCGCTCGCGCCGGTGGACATCCTGTTCGACTATCCCGGCATTTCCACCTCGATGGTCGAAGCGGTCCTGCGCGGCGGTGCGCGCGGACTGGTCTGGGCCGGCTACGGCAACGGCTCGATCAGCGGCCGCATCGAACCGCTGCTGCGCGAGGCCGGCCGGCAGGGCCTGGCGATCGTGCGTGCCACCCGCTGCGGCGCCGGCCGGGTCGGGCTGCCCGGCGGCGGCTTCATCCAGGCCGCCGGCCTGGACCCCTACAAGGCGCGCATCACACTGATGCTGGCGCTGGGCGCCGGCACCCCGCCGGCGGCCGTGCAAACACTGTTCGACACTCTCTCCTACGAATGA
- a CDS encoding tripartite tricarboxylate transporter substrate binding protein, whose product MKTRFALQLGAVAAAVATTLPAWAQSESAANYPSRPIRIIVPYTPGAINDVLARRVAQQLSEALKQSVVVENKPGGGTVIGTEYVARAEPDGYTLLQTAASHSINPSLVAKLPYDSIKSFSFITLVGTSPYVMTATPSLPANTVPELIALAKSQPGKISYASTGNGGSAHLMGELLKDMAHVDLMHIPYKGLAQGLNDVASGQVQLTFSTYTGAMAYLQPGRVKAIAVTGKERMSVLPNVPTIAETLPGYDASGWWGYVAPAGTPKPIVDKLNRELNKIVQSPEFKEHFKSQGVEMLGTTPEEFRTHVEREMETWRKLIKKANITMG is encoded by the coding sequence ATGAAGACCCGTTTCGCCCTTCAATTGGGAGCCGTCGCGGCTGCCGTGGCGACAACGCTGCCCGCGTGGGCGCAAAGCGAATCCGCGGCCAACTACCCCTCGCGGCCGATCCGCATCATCGTTCCCTACACGCCCGGCGCGATCAATGACGTGCTGGCGCGCCGCGTCGCGCAGCAACTGTCCGAAGCGCTCAAGCAATCGGTCGTCGTCGAGAACAAGCCCGGCGGCGGCACCGTCATCGGCACCGAGTACGTCGCGCGCGCCGAACCCGACGGCTACACCCTGCTGCAAACGGCGGCTTCCCATTCGATCAATCCCAGCCTGGTCGCCAAGCTGCCCTACGATTCGATCAAGAGCTTCAGCTTCATCACCCTGGTGGGAACCTCGCCCTACGTGATGACCGCCACACCCAGCCTGCCCGCCAACACGGTCCCCGAACTGATCGCGCTGGCCAAGTCGCAGCCGGGCAAGATCTCGTACGCATCGACCGGCAACGGCGGCAGCGCCCACCTGATGGGCGAACTGCTCAAGGACATGGCCCACGTCGACCTGATGCACATCCCCTACAAGGGCCTGGCACAGGGCCTGAACGACGTCGCCAGCGGACAGGTGCAATTGACGTTCAGCACCTACACGGGGGCGATGGCCTACCTGCAACCCGGCCGCGTGAAGGCGATCGCCGTCACCGGCAAGGAACGCATGTCGGTACTGCCCAACGTGCCCACCATCGCCGAAACCCTGCCCGGCTACGATGCCTCGGGCTGGTGGGGCTATGTCGCGCCAGCCGGCACGCCCAAGCCCATCGTCGACAAGCTGAACCGCGAATTGAACAAGATCGTGCAATCGCCCGAGTTCAAAGAGCACTTCAAATCCCAGGGCGTCGAGATGCTGGGTACCACGCCGGAGGAATTCCGGACCCACGTCGAGCGCGAGATGGAGACCTGGCGCAAGCTGATCAAGAAAGCCAACATCACGATGGGCTGA
- a CDS encoding mandelate racemase/muconate lactonizing enzyme family protein translates to MKIARWSLDFYRLAYRRQVVWANAVEDAGIYALLRIESDEGLAGMAEGTVKATWSGVSPASLAAAFRDLVMPAAVGLDVSDPATLRQALAPLPENRLAKGMLETACWMLRAARARQPLWQLWGGTPEVEVTWTVTRQPPEVMAREAAGAAERHGIRAFKIKGGQGMDVDQRALRAIRRAVGDGAVFNVDANSAYAPDEAAAYLRLLEDEGVETAEDPCPLRPDTHFEALQRGTPLPILVDSPCATAADAALFLERGARSLSAKPGRIGMTETLAIGKLAHDYGARIATGIYAESALGTLINLQQAAAVPAADSAFAAEQTFFLTLAEQIVPAEPLIRRGRVALPSSPCLDDWIDRERLERHRLPVSVS, encoded by the coding sequence ATGAAGATCGCCCGCTGGTCGCTGGATTTCTATCGCCTGGCCTACCGCCGCCAGGTGGTCTGGGCCAACGCGGTCGAAGACGCGGGCATCTACGCCCTGCTGCGCATCGAATCGGACGAGGGCCTGGCCGGGATGGCCGAAGGCACGGTCAAGGCGACCTGGTCCGGCGTCTCGCCGGCCTCGCTGGCCGCGGCTTTCCGGGATCTGGTGATGCCGGCGGCGGTTGGGCTGGACGTCTCCGATCCGGCCACGCTGCGCCAGGCGCTGGCTCCCCTTCCGGAAAACCGCCTGGCCAAGGGCATGCTGGAAACCGCCTGCTGGATGCTGCGCGCCGCCCGCGCCCGGCAGCCGCTGTGGCAACTCTGGGGCGGCACGCCCGAGGTCGAGGTGACCTGGACCGTGACCCGCCAGCCCCCGGAAGTCATGGCGCGCGAGGCCGCCGGCGCGGCCGAGCGCCATGGCATACGCGCGTTCAAGATCAAGGGCGGACAAGGCATGGACGTCGACCAGCGGGCGCTGCGCGCCATACGCCGGGCGGTGGGCGACGGCGCGGTCTTCAACGTGGACGCCAACTCGGCCTATGCGCCGGACGAGGCCGCGGCCTACCTGCGCCTGCTCGAGGACGAAGGGGTCGAGACCGCGGAAGACCCCTGCCCGCTGCGCCCGGATACCCACTTCGAGGCCTTGCAGCGCGGCACCCCCCTGCCCATCCTGGTGGACAGCCCCTGCGCCACGGCCGCCGATGCGGCGCTGTTCCTGGAACGGGGCGCGCGCTCGCTCAGCGCCAAGCCCGGGCGCATAGGCATGACAGAAACACTGGCCATCGGCAAACTCGCACATGACTACGGCGCCCGGATCGCCACCGGCATCTATGCGGAAAGCGCGCTGGGCACCCTGATCAACCTGCAGCAGGCCGCGGCCGTACCTGCCGCCGACAGCGCCTTCGCCGCGGAGCAGACCTTCTTCCTGACGTTGGCCGAGCAGATCGTGCCCGCCGAGCCGCTCATCCGGCGCGGCCGCGTGGCACTGCCGTCCTCGCCTTGCCTGGACGACTGGATAGACCGCGAGCGGCTGGAGCGGCATCGCTTGCCCGTGTCTGTTTCCTGA
- a CDS encoding LysR substrate-binding domain-containing protein, with protein MRRRLPSIGALTAFEAAARHLSITRAAAELALTESAVSRQISLLEEQLGVRLFHRIKKRISLTRAGAMYGERVMQTIERIERDTQEVMGHEGGGVVLEIAALPTVGSQWLVPRLASFYDGQPGATVHVSARSTRFFFSESALDGALYFGAPDWPGAGVDHLFDEVLLPVGSPALLRGAASLGPRDIVGCRLLHLMTRPEAWRQWCAAAGLADVNVMRGPRFEIQSMLISAACAGLGVALLPRFLIGDQLRSGKLRVLSDLAVRSEGSYYFAYPVENAGDPALAIFRAWLQAQTESLRKQTRASDAAPAARGLSSRPGKARTAVPRGRAG; from the coding sequence ATGCGACGCAGGCTGCCCAGCATCGGTGCGTTGACCGCCTTCGAGGCGGCCGCCCGCCACCTCAGCATCACCCGCGCGGCGGCCGAGCTGGCGCTGACCGAAAGCGCCGTGTCGCGGCAGATCTCGCTGCTGGAAGAACAACTGGGCGTGCGGCTGTTCCATCGCATCAAGAAGCGCATTTCCTTGACGCGCGCGGGCGCCATGTATGGCGAGCGGGTGATGCAGACCATAGAACGCATCGAACGCGACACGCAGGAAGTCATGGGACATGAAGGCGGCGGCGTGGTGCTCGAGATCGCCGCGTTGCCCACCGTCGGGTCGCAGTGGCTGGTGCCCAGGCTGGCCTCGTTCTACGATGGCCAGCCCGGTGCCACCGTGCACGTCAGCGCGCGCAGCACGCGCTTCTTCTTCAGCGAAAGCGCGCTGGACGGTGCCCTGTATTTCGGCGCGCCCGACTGGCCCGGCGCCGGCGTCGACCACCTGTTCGACGAGGTGCTGCTGCCGGTGGGCAGCCCGGCCTTGCTGCGCGGTGCCGCCTCGCTCGGTCCGCGCGACATCGTGGGCTGCCGGCTGCTGCACCTGATGACTCGCCCCGAGGCCTGGCGCCAATGGTGCGCGGCGGCGGGGCTGGCCGACGTCAACGTCATGCGCGGACCGCGTTTCGAGATCCAGTCCATGCTGATCAGCGCCGCCTGCGCGGGCCTGGGCGTGGCGCTGCTGCCGCGTTTCCTGATCGGCGACCAGCTGCGGTCGGGCAAGCTCAGGGTGTTGTCGGATCTGGCGGTGCGCAGCGAAGGCTCTTATTACTTCGCCTATCCGGTGGAAAATGCCGGCGACCCGGCCCTGGCGATTTTTCGCGCCTGGCTGCAGGCGCAGACCGAATCCCTCAGGAAACAGACACGGGCAAGCGATGCCGCTCCAGCCGCTCGCGGTCTATCCAGTCGTCCAGGCAAGGCGAGGACGGCAGTGCCACGCGGCCGCGCCGGATGA